Proteins encoded by one window of Frankiales bacterium:
- a CDS encoding arsenic transporter has protein sequence MWLVAALGGVVAVLTGAVPLDTAGSTLGRLAPILVFLVAVTVLAELADGSGLFDVAAHACARWGRGSGWRLWLLVVALATAATVLLSLDTTAVLLTPVVLALADQLGLPPLGFAMTTVWLANTASLLLPVSNLTNLLAQDSLELSTRAFAAASWPAALAAVVVTVAVLGVRYRRTWRTTYDVPPRTRVEDRVLLGASAAACLLLGPLVLLGLPVAGVALVLASGLALVFAVRRRAVLRVSLVPWRLVLLVAGLFLVVAAARAHGLDAVLAGLTGSGDDAPALLRLSGVAAAGANLVNNLPAYAALEPAAGGVTRMLALLVGVNTGPLVLLWGSLATLLWRERCRARGLEVGWREFATTGLLGVPVVVVAGVLALAVAG, from the coding sequence ATGTGGCTGGTCGCCGCCCTGGGCGGTGTGGTCGCGGTGCTCACGGGCGCCGTGCCGCTCGACACGGCGGGGTCCACCCTGGGCCGGCTCGCCCCGATCCTGGTGTTCCTCGTCGCGGTCACCGTGCTCGCCGAGCTCGCGGACGGCTCGGGCCTGTTCGACGTCGCGGCGCACGCCTGCGCCCGCTGGGGCCGTGGCTCCGGCTGGCGGCTGTGGCTGCTCGTCGTCGCGCTGGCCACCGCGGCGACGGTGCTGCTGAGCCTGGACACCACCGCCGTGCTGCTCACCCCGGTGGTGCTCGCGCTCGCCGACCAGCTCGGCCTGCCGCCGCTGGGGTTCGCCATGACCACCGTGTGGCTGGCCAACACGGCGTCCCTGCTGCTGCCGGTGTCCAACCTCACCAACCTGCTGGCCCAGGACTCCCTCGAGCTGTCCACCCGCGCGTTCGCCGCGGCGAGCTGGCCCGCGGCCCTCGCCGCGGTCGTGGTCACCGTCGCGGTGCTCGGCGTGCGCTACCGGCGCACGTGGCGCACGACCTACGACGTCCCGCCGCGGACCCGGGTCGAGGACCGCGTGCTCCTCGGTGCGTCGGCGGCGGCCTGCCTGCTGCTCGGTCCGCTGGTGCTGCTGGGGCTGCCGGTGGCCGGCGTGGCCCTCGTGCTCGCCTCGGGGCTGGCCCTGGTGTTCGCGGTGCGCCGGCGCGCGGTCCTGCGCGTCTCGCTCGTGCCCTGGCGCCTGGTGCTGCTCGTGGCCGGGCTCTTCCTCGTCGTGGCCGCCGCGCGCGCCCACGGGCTCGACGCCGTGCTCGCCGGGCTCACCGGCTCGGGCGACGACGCCCCGGCGCTGCTGCGCCTGTCCGGCGTGGCGGCCGCCGGGGCCAACCTGGTGAACAACCTCCCCGCCTACGCCGCGCTCGAGCCGGCCGCCGGAGGCGTGACCCGCATGCTCGCCCTGCTCGTGGGGGTCAACACCGGGCCGCTGGTGCTGCTGTGGGGGTCGCTGGCGACCCTGCTGTGGCGGGAGCGGTGCCGCGCGCGCGGCCTGGAGGTGGGCTGGCGGGAGTTCGCGACCACCGGCCTGCTCGGCGTCCCGGTGGTGGTGGTCGCCGGCGTGCTGGCCCTGGCCGTCGCCGGGTGA
- the yaaA gene encoding peroxide stress protein YaaA: MLVLLPPSEGKTAPRRGRPLDLATLSFPSLTATRERVLDALVGLASGDADTAIRVLGLSPRQVDEVRRDALLETAPTAPAGSVYSGVLYDALDLATLDPAARRRATRTLVVSSALFGALRLGDRIPAYRLSGDVSLPGIGALSGVWRDPLATALPEAAGPGLVVDLRSGTYAALWRPVGDVADRTVAVRVQQELPDGRRTVVSHFNKATKGRLVRAWLQEGAVVRDADDLAAACERAGVVAELAPTARRGSVRRLDVVDRDL, from the coding sequence GTGCTCGTGCTGCTCCCGCCCTCCGAGGGCAAGACCGCGCCCCGGCGCGGCCGGCCGCTGGACCTCGCGACCCTGTCGTTCCCGTCGCTGACCGCGACGCGCGAGCGCGTCCTCGACGCCCTCGTCGGGCTCGCCTCCGGCGACGCCGACACCGCGATCCGCGTGCTGGGCCTCTCGCCGCGCCAGGTCGACGAGGTGCGGCGCGACGCGCTGCTGGAGACGGCACCCACGGCACCGGCGGGCTCGGTGTACTCCGGCGTCCTCTACGACGCGCTGGACCTCGCGACGCTCGACCCGGCCGCCCGCCGGCGGGCCACGCGCACGCTCGTGGTGAGCAGCGCGCTGTTCGGGGCGCTGCGCCTCGGCGACCGCATCCCGGCGTACCGGCTCTCGGGCGACGTCTCCCTGCCCGGCATCGGCGCGCTCAGCGGCGTGTGGCGCGACCCCCTCGCCACCGCGCTCCCCGAGGCCGCCGGGCCCGGCCTCGTCGTCGACCTGAGATCGGGCACCTACGCCGCGCTGTGGCGGCCGGTGGGCGACGTGGCCGACCGCACGGTCGCGGTGCGCGTGCAGCAGGAGCTGCCCGACGGGCGGCGCACGGTGGTGAGCCACTTCAACAAGGCCACGAAGGGACGCCTCGTGCGGGCGTGGCTCCAGGAGGGCGCGGTGGTCCGCGACGCCGACGACCTGGCCGCCGCCTGCGAGCGGGCGGGCGTGGTGGCCGAGCTGGCCCCGACGGCCCGGCGCGGGTCCGTGCGCCGCCTCGACGTCGTCGACCGGGACCTCTGA
- a CDS encoding RNB domain-containing ribonuclease, producing the protein MLRAGFQAIRDEQGVPAAFPDDVLAEADAVARAPQPPPAPDGRARRDATDLPFVTIDPAGSTDLDQAVHIERRGSGFRVHYAIADVATFVRPGGAIDAEAHRRGVTFYSPDLRTSLHPTVLSEGAASLLPDVVRPSVLWRIDLDSSGSPVEVDVERALVRSVAKLSYTEVQRALDDGTADDAIVALRDVGRLRQDREVERGGIDVRVPDQEIEDDGPGFRLAMRAPHPVESWNAQISLLTGMCAARMMLDAGVGIVRTMPPPAPEDYDRLRRTAAGLDIDWPADVSYARFVRTLDPRPPAHAAFLNLVTILLRSAGYTQVLHPVGDQEPDVLRHAAVASAYAHVTAPLRRLVDRYGTECCLAVAAGEEVPEWVCEALPALPEEMRVADQRARALDRACVDLMESVLLESHVGEEYQAVVVDERKEYDVVQLHWPAVRAHVRGGGLGLGRRVRLRLTAADPVRRTVEFAPA; encoded by the coding sequence GTGCTCCGCGCCGGCTTCCAGGCGATCCGCGACGAGCAGGGCGTGCCCGCCGCGTTCCCCGACGACGTCCTCGCCGAGGCCGACGCCGTGGCCCGCGCGCCCCAGCCGCCGCCCGCACCGGACGGCCGCGCGCGACGCGACGCCACAGACCTGCCGTTCGTCACCATCGACCCGGCCGGCTCCACCGACCTGGACCAGGCGGTGCACATCGAGCGGCGGGGCAGCGGCTTCCGTGTGCACTACGCGATCGCCGACGTCGCCACCTTCGTGCGCCCGGGGGGCGCGATCGACGCGGAGGCGCACCGGCGCGGCGTCACGTTCTACAGCCCGGACCTGCGCACGTCGCTGCACCCCACCGTGCTCTCGGAGGGGGCGGCGAGCCTCCTCCCGGACGTCGTGCGCCCCTCGGTGCTCTGGCGGATCGACCTGGACTCGTCGGGCAGCCCTGTGGAGGTCGACGTCGAGCGGGCCCTGGTGCGCAGCGTCGCCAAGCTGTCCTACACCGAGGTCCAGCGCGCGCTCGACGACGGCACCGCCGACGACGCGATCGTCGCGCTGCGCGACGTCGGCCGGCTGCGCCAGGACCGCGAGGTGGAGCGCGGCGGCATCGACGTGCGCGTGCCGGACCAGGAGATCGAGGACGACGGGCCCGGCTTCCGGCTCGCGATGCGCGCCCCGCACCCGGTCGAGTCCTGGAACGCGCAGATCTCGCTGCTCACCGGCATGTGCGCGGCCCGGATGATGCTCGACGCCGGCGTGGGCATCGTGCGGACGATGCCGCCCCCGGCGCCCGAGGACTACGACCGGCTGCGCCGCACGGCGGCCGGGCTCGACATCGACTGGCCGGCCGACGTCTCCTACGCGCGGTTCGTGCGCACCCTCGACCCGCGCCCGCCCGCGCACGCGGCCTTCCTCAATCTCGTGACGATCCTGCTGCGCTCCGCGGGCTACACGCAGGTGCTGCACCCGGTGGGCGACCAGGAGCCCGACGTGCTGCGGCACGCGGCGGTGGCCTCGGCGTACGCGCACGTCACGGCCCCGCTGCGCCGACTGGTCGACCGCTACGGCACCGAGTGCTGCCTGGCCGTCGCCGCCGGCGAGGAGGTCCCGGAGTGGGTGTGCGAGGCGCTGCCCGCGCTCCCCGAGGAGATGCGCGTCGCGGATCAGCGCGCCCGCGCCCTCGACCGGGCGTGCGTCGACCTCATGGAGTCGGTGCTCCTCGAGTCGCACGTGGGCGAGGAGTACCAGGCGGTCGTCGTCGACGAGCGCAAGGAGTACGACGTCGTGCAGCTGCACTGGCCGGCCGTGCGTGCGCACGTGCGCGGTGGGGGGCTCGGCCTCGGGCGGCGGGTGCGGCTGCGGCTCACCGCCGCCGACCCGGTGCGCCGCACCGTGGAGTTCGCGCCGGCGTAG
- a CDS encoding alpha/beta fold hydrolase, producing MAEPVQRLLDVGGDSVWVEDSGGENAVVLLLHSGVADSTLYDDIWPGLTSVARAIRFDYRAYGRSPAATGPWSVVGDALAVLDGLGVEQAHVVGTSMGGGGALDLAVLHPQRVLSLTLLCPGVNGAQWPDDPATDAEFESVRHDPAGLLDLMLRLWGAAGDDPRVRELAVRGLRAGLNSREFETEPEPSTYARLGEIAVPTTMVVGGRDYPGLVAVDREAARLIPGCRVVELPDVDHYPSVREPDTTLRLILETAELTTA from the coding sequence ATGGCGGAACCGGTGCAGCGGCTGCTCGACGTCGGCGGGGACTCGGTGTGGGTCGAGGACTCCGGCGGCGAGAACGCCGTGGTCCTGCTCCTGCACTCGGGGGTGGCCGACTCCACCCTCTACGACGACATCTGGCCCGGGCTCACGTCGGTGGCCCGCGCCATCCGCTTCGACTACCGCGCCTACGGCCGCTCCCCCGCGGCGACCGGGCCCTGGAGCGTGGTCGGCGACGCCCTCGCCGTGCTCGACGGCCTGGGCGTGGAGCAGGCGCACGTGGTGGGCACCAGCATGGGCGGGGGCGGCGCGCTCGACCTCGCCGTGCTGCACCCGCAGCGCGTGCTCTCGCTCACGCTGCTCTGCCCGGGCGTGAACGGCGCGCAGTGGCCCGACGACCCCGCGACCGACGCGGAGTTCGAGTCCGTCCGCCACGACCCGGCCGGCCTGCTCGACCTCATGCTGCGGCTGTGGGGGGCGGCCGGCGACGACCCACGGGTGCGCGAGCTCGCGGTCCGCGGGCTGCGCGCGGGCCTGAACAGCCGCGAGTTCGAGACCGAGCCGGAGCCCTCCACCTACGCCCGGCTCGGAGAGATCGCCGTGCCCACCACGATGGTGGTCGGCGGCCGCGACTACCCCGGGCTCGTGGCGGTCGACCGCGAGGCGGCGCGGCTGATCCCCGGCTGCCGGGTGGTCGAGCTGCCCGACGTCGACCACTACCCGAGCGTGCGCGAGCCGGACACCACGCTGCGGCTGATCCTCGAGACCGCCGAGCTCACCACCGCCTGA
- a CDS encoding DUF2971 domain-containing protein has product MVVGVTEPEVLYHYTDAAGLLGIIRSHTIWATDAEFLNDAQEMKFGRAEVLEALRTKARRLDASGVGFGTEEESRSAVIRSVIDHLHPREGGVTNQQWHAAYVACFCEDGDLLSQWRGYAPGGGYAIGFTTSGLRNLSDPGGTVAGPSLVRVRYGNEALIAAVSRVEAEVGERATGHPGVTGFDESARYVIPVLASIKHAAFAEEREWRVVVSSDRVGVQFRSTAVSIAPYLDLPFTASSITSVVVGPGPFPELREDAVRRLVPESVEVRRSAAPFRG; this is encoded by the coding sequence ATGGTGGTGGGTGTGACTGAGCCGGAGGTGCTTTACCACTACACCGACGCCGCGGGGCTCCTCGGCATCATCCGCTCGCACACGATCTGGGCGACAGACGCCGAGTTTCTCAACGACGCTCAGGAGATGAAGTTTGGGCGAGCGGAGGTGCTGGAGGCGCTGCGCACCAAGGCTCGACGCCTCGACGCCTCGGGGGTCGGGTTCGGCACTGAGGAGGAAAGCCGCTCGGCGGTGATCCGCAGCGTCATTGACCATCTCCATCCGCGTGAGGGTGGCGTCACGAACCAGCAGTGGCATGCCGCGTACGTGGCGTGCTTCTGCGAGGACGGAGACTTGCTGAGCCAATGGCGTGGGTACGCGCCTGGCGGCGGGTACGCGATCGGCTTCACGACCAGCGGCCTGCGCAATCTGTCAGACCCGGGCGGGACTGTCGCGGGGCCTTCGCTAGTACGGGTCCGTTACGGGAATGAGGCGTTGATAGCCGCGGTGTCGCGTGTGGAGGCAGAGGTCGGGGAGCGGGCCACCGGGCATCCGGGTGTCACCGGCTTCGATGAGTCCGCCAGGTATGTCATTCCGGTGCTCGCGTCGATCAAGCACGCCGCGTTTGCGGAGGAGCGGGAGTGGCGTGTAGTGGTGTCGTCGGACCGAGTGGGGGTGCAGTTCCGGTCGACGGCTGTGTCGATCGCCCCGTACCTTGACCTGCCGTTCACTGCTTCCTCGATCACCTCCGTCGTCGTCGGGCCGGGCCCGTTCCCGGAGTTGCGGGAGGACGCGGTGAGGAGGCTCGTGCCGGAGTCAGTAGAGGTTCGGCGGTCAGCAGCACCATTCCGTGGCTAG
- a CDS encoding dTDP-4-dehydrorhamnose 3,5-epimerase → MEIRELAVPGAWELTPRQHDDERGTFLEWFTGTSFLEATGHAFGLAQANCSVSRRGVLRGVHWSDVPPGQAKYVTCVRGAVLDVAVDLRVGSPTFGAWDAVRLDTTDRRAVYLSEGLGHAFLSLEDDSTVVYLCSTPYAPGREHGVDPLDPALGITWPDGVEPVLSAKDAAAPGLDEARQRGLLPTWDSCAAVVEGLRAQVPGS, encoded by the coding sequence GTGGAGATCCGGGAGCTGGCCGTGCCGGGGGCGTGGGAGCTCACGCCGCGGCAGCACGACGACGAGCGCGGCACCTTCCTCGAGTGGTTCACCGGGACGTCGTTCCTCGAGGCCACGGGCCACGCCTTCGGCCTCGCGCAGGCGAACTGCTCGGTGTCGCGGCGCGGTGTGCTCCGCGGTGTCCACTGGTCCGACGTCCCTCCGGGCCAGGCGAAGTACGTCACCTGCGTGCGCGGAGCCGTCCTCGACGTCGCGGTCGACCTGCGCGTCGGCTCGCCCACGTTCGGCGCGTGGGACGCCGTGCGGCTCGACACCACCGACCGCCGTGCGGTCTACCTCTCCGAGGGGCTCGGCCACGCGTTCCTGTCCCTCGAGGACGACTCGACCGTCGTCTACCTGTGCTCGACGCCGTACGCCCCGGGGCGCGAGCACGGCGTCGACCCGCTCGACCCGGCCCTCGGCATCACGTGGCCCGACGGCGTCGAGCCGGTGCTCTCGGCCAAGGACGCCGCCGCGCCCGGCCTGGACGAGGCACGGCAGCGCGGGCTGCTGCCCACGTGGGACTCCTGCGCCGCCGTCGTCGAGGGGCTGCGGGCCCAGGTGCCAGGGTCCTAG
- a CDS encoding methyltransferase domain-containing protein: MAAPHVGPGDDAGDAEGPGASVDADAAAGAPDAPSTAGTDYADRLRRLEGARWKQVLDVQRPYRWNLRRLGLGRTLDVGCGLGRNLTALDDGVGVDHNEDSVRTARERGLRAWTSDEWPTCPDAVPATFDAMLVAHVLEHLPQDDADGLLSAYLPYLRPDSTLVLICPQEKGYASDATHVRFVDETGLRATARRLGFSPVRQYSFPLPRTAGRLFPYNEFVLVARRLP, translated from the coding sequence ATGGCAGCACCGCACGTCGGACCGGGGGACGACGCCGGTGACGCCGAGGGCCCCGGCGCGTCCGTGGACGCCGACGCCGCGGCGGGCGCTCCCGACGCGCCGAGCACCGCGGGCACGGACTACGCCGACCGCCTGCGCCGCCTGGAGGGAGCCCGCTGGAAGCAGGTGCTCGACGTCCAGCGGCCCTACCGGTGGAACCTGCGCCGCCTCGGCCTCGGGCGCACCCTCGACGTCGGATGCGGCCTCGGGCGCAACCTGACGGCCCTCGACGACGGGGTCGGCGTCGACCACAACGAGGACTCGGTGCGCACCGCGCGGGAGCGCGGGCTGCGCGCCTGGACGAGCGACGAGTGGCCCACCTGCCCCGACGCCGTGCCCGCGACCTTCGACGCGATGCTCGTGGCCCACGTGCTCGAGCACCTCCCCCAGGACGACGCCGACGGCCTGCTCTCGGCGTACCTGCCCTACCTGCGCCCGGACTCCACGCTCGTGCTGATCTGCCCGCAGGAGAAGGGCTACGCCAGCGACGCCACGCACGTCCGCTTCGTCGACGAGACCGGGTTGCGGGCCACGGCGCGACGCCTCGGCTTCTCCCCCGTGCGGCAGTACTCCTTCCCGCTCCCCCGCACGGCCGGGAGGCTCTTCCCCTACAACGAGTTCGTCCTCGTGGCGCGCCGCCTGCCCTGA
- a CDS encoding glycosyltransferase, with protein sequence MSQGRSGRALVVVPAWNEAEALPGVLAELHEKLPGIDVLVVDDGSTDGTADLVRATGTARVISLPFNVGVGGAMRAGFLFAERHGYGPVVQCDADGQHDPADVPRLLAELDAGLDVVIGARFAGVGEYHVSAFRRFAMRFLAVSLSRLTRARLTDVTSGFRASSPRAVRVFAREYPPEYLGDTIESLVVAERAGLRVGQLPVQLRERRAGRPSQGVVRSVAYLARAVLVLGLAVLHTSTGADEA encoded by the coding sequence GTGAGCCAGGGTCGGTCGGGTCGGGCGCTCGTCGTCGTCCCCGCCTGGAACGAGGCCGAGGCGCTGCCCGGGGTGCTGGCCGAGCTGCACGAGAAGCTGCCCGGGATCGACGTCCTCGTCGTCGACGACGGCTCCACCGACGGCACCGCCGACCTCGTGCGCGCCACCGGGACCGCACGCGTGATCTCGCTGCCGTTCAACGTCGGGGTGGGCGGTGCGATGCGCGCGGGCTTCCTCTTCGCCGAGCGGCACGGCTACGGCCCGGTCGTGCAGTGCGACGCCGACGGCCAGCACGACCCCGCCGACGTCCCGCGCCTCCTGGCCGAGCTCGACGCGGGCCTCGACGTCGTGATCGGGGCGCGGTTCGCGGGAGTGGGCGAGTACCACGTGAGCGCGTTCCGCCGGTTCGCCATGCGGTTCCTGGCCGTCTCGCTCTCGCGTCTCACCCGCGCCCGGCTCACCGACGTCACCTCGGGCTTCCGCGCGAGCAGCCCCCGCGCGGTGCGCGTGTTCGCGCGCGAGTACCCGCCGGAGTACCTCGGCGACACCATCGAGTCGCTCGTGGTGGCCGAGCGAGCGGGACTGCGGGTCGGCCAGCTGCCCGTGCAGCTGCGCGAGCGCCGGGCCGGGCGGCCCTCGCAGGGCGTCGTCCGCTCGGTGGCCTACCTGGCGCGCGCGGTGCTGGTGCTGGGCCTCGCGGTGCTGCACACCTCGACCGGGGCGGACGAGGCATGA
- a CDS encoding DUF2304 family protein: protein MSTSLVGVVASLAVLALTIELLRRRALREKYAVLWLVVSLLGVLFTVFPGLLTSVARRLGFALPANLVFAMAALVLLVVGMQLSLEVGRQEDRSQRLAEELALLRQQLEELRAGSAAPGDVAPDEGLLDAGPEEPRDARPDEDTVGGTGG from the coding sequence ATGAGCACGAGCCTGGTCGGCGTCGTCGCGAGCCTCGCGGTGCTCGCGCTGACGATCGAGCTGCTGCGCCGGCGTGCCCTGCGCGAGAAGTACGCCGTGCTCTGGCTCGTGGTGAGCCTGCTCGGGGTCCTGTTCACCGTGTTCCCGGGGCTGCTCACCTCGGTCGCCCGGCGGCTGGGGTTCGCGCTGCCGGCCAACCTGGTGTTCGCCATGGCCGCCCTCGTGCTGCTCGTGGTGGGCATGCAGCTCAGCCTCGAGGTGGGCCGGCAGGAGGACCGCAGCCAGCGCCTCGCGGAGGAGCTCGCGCTGCTGCGCCAGCAGCTCGAGGAGCTGCGCGCGGGCTCGGCGGCCCCGGGCGACGTCGCACCCGACGAGGGACTGCTGGACGCCGGGCCCGAGGAGCCGCGCGACGCGCGACCGGACGAGGACACGGTGGGCGGCACCGGTGGCTGA
- a CDS encoding glycosyltransferase produces the protein MAEAAPVVHLTVPAYGDDAYLREAVASVLAQDSDAWLLTVLDDGPADDALAAWFASLGDPRVEYRHNPVRLGINRNFQQCLEVARAPWVTLVGADDRLLPGYVSAVAQMARRRPDLAWIQPSVRVVDDAGRPVSTRADAVKARLMPPASAEGFTVLGGEDLTRSLLVGNWMYFPAVAFNREAVLPHGFREGRDIVLDVDLYLRLLVEGAQAAYLDDVQFEYRRHGASLSSTQALTGARFAEERAFFHEAAATLDRIGWHRAARAARWHVTSRLYAVLCLPRARSADAVGSLLRHAVGP, from the coding sequence GTGGCTGAGGCCGCGCCGGTCGTGCACCTCACGGTCCCGGCGTACGGCGACGACGCCTACCTGCGGGAGGCCGTGGCCTCGGTGCTCGCGCAGGACAGCGACGCGTGGCTGCTCACGGTGCTCGACGACGGCCCCGCCGACGACGCGCTGGCGGCATGGTTCGCCTCGCTGGGCGACCCGCGCGTGGAGTACCGGCACAACCCGGTGCGGCTGGGCATCAACCGCAACTTCCAGCAGTGCCTCGAGGTGGCCCGGGCGCCGTGGGTGACGCTCGTGGGTGCCGACGACCGGCTGCTGCCGGGCTACGTCTCGGCGGTGGCGCAGATGGCCCGGCGACGTCCGGACCTGGCCTGGATCCAGCCGTCGGTGCGCGTCGTCGACGACGCCGGGCGGCCGGTCTCGACGCGGGCCGACGCGGTGAAGGCGCGGCTCATGCCTCCGGCGAGCGCGGAGGGGTTCACCGTGCTGGGCGGGGAGGACCTCACCCGCTCGCTGCTGGTGGGCAACTGGATGTACTTCCCGGCCGTCGCCTTCAACCGCGAGGCGGTGCTGCCGCACGGCTTCCGCGAGGGCCGCGACATCGTGCTGGACGTCGACCTCTACCTGCGCCTGCTCGTCGAGGGTGCGCAGGCGGCCTACCTCGACGACGTGCAGTTCGAGTACCGGCGGCACGGCGCCAGCCTGTCCTCGACGCAGGCGCTCACCGGCGCCCGCTTCGCCGAGGAGCGCGCGTTCTTCCACGAGGCCGCCGCCACCCTCGACCGGATCGGCTGGCACCGGGCGGCCCGCGCCGCGCGCTGGCACGTCACCTCGAGGCTCTACGCCGTGCTCTGCCTGCCCCGGGCGCGCAGCGCGGACGCCGTCGGCTCCCTGCTGCGCCACGCCGTCGGCCCCTGA
- the rfbA gene encoding glucose-1-phosphate thymidylyltransferase RfbA, protein MRGIVLAGGSGTRLHPLTRSVSKQLLPVYDKPMVYYPLSTLLMAGIRDILVITTPEDAGAFQRLLGDGSGLGVSISYAEQPRPEGLAQAFVIGADFLDGDSAALVLGDNIFYGQGLGTALARHHDVDGGQVFAYHVSNPRDYGVIDFDETGRALSIEEKPEHPRSSYVVPGLYFYDNDVVEIARGIRPSARGELEITDVNRAYLAQGRLHVTVLDRGTAWLDTGSVGSLMAAGEFVRVVEERQGLKIGCIEEIAWRAGWIDDDGLRALAEPLVKSGYGTYLLGLLDTDR, encoded by the coding sequence ATGCGCGGCATCGTCCTGGCCGGGGGCTCCGGAACCCGGCTGCACCCGCTCACCCGCAGCGTGAGCAAGCAGCTGCTCCCCGTCTACGACAAGCCGATGGTCTACTACCCGCTGTCCACCCTGCTGATGGCGGGCATCCGCGACATCCTCGTCATCACCACGCCCGAGGACGCCGGCGCCTTCCAGCGACTCCTCGGCGACGGCAGCGGCCTGGGCGTCTCGATCTCCTACGCCGAGCAGCCGCGCCCCGAGGGCCTGGCTCAGGCCTTCGTGATCGGCGCGGACTTCCTCGACGGCGACTCCGCGGCCCTGGTGCTCGGCGACAACATCTTCTACGGCCAGGGCCTGGGCACCGCGCTCGCCCGGCACCACGACGTCGACGGCGGCCAGGTGTTCGCCTACCACGTGAGCAACCCGCGCGACTACGGCGTCATCGACTTCGACGAGACCGGCCGGGCCCTGTCGATCGAGGAGAAGCCCGAGCACCCGCGCAGCAGCTACGTGGTGCCGGGCCTGTACTTCTACGACAACGACGTCGTCGAGATCGCGCGGGGCATCCGTCCCAGCGCCCGCGGCGAGCTCGAGATCACCGACGTCAACCGCGCCTACCTCGCGCAGGGACGGCTGCACGTCACGGTGCTCGACCGCGGCACCGCGTGGCTCGACACCGGCAGCGTCGGGTCGCTCATGGCGGCGGGCGAGTTCGTGCGCGTGGTGGAGGAGCGCCAGGGGCTCAAGATCGGGTGCATCGAGGAGATCGCCTGGCGCGCGGGCTGGATCGACGACGACGGCCTCCGCGCCCTGGCCGAGCCCCTCGTCAAGAGCGGCTACGGCACCTACCTGCTCGGGCTGCTCGACACCGATCGCTGA
- the rfbB gene encoding dTDP-glucose 4,6-dehydratase, whose product MRILVTGGAGFIGSHFVRTLLGAGYPGVDDPRVTVLDALTYAGNRANLDPVAEDPRLSFVEGDILDAALVDELVAASDAVVHFAAESHVDRSITGARDFVMTNVVGTQTLLDAARRHGLGRFVHVSTDEVYGSIEAGSWPETHALEPNSPYAASKAASDLMARAYARTHHLDVVVTRCSNNYGPYQFPEKVIPLFVTNLIDGGTVPLYGDGLNVRDWLHVDDHCRGIALVLVGGRAGEVYNIGGGTELTNRELTALLLERTGADWSRVVPVEDRKGHDRRYSVDITKISEELGYAPRVPFADGLTATVEWYRTHRSWWEPLKARASLAR is encoded by the coding sequence ATGCGGATCCTCGTCACCGGCGGAGCCGGCTTCATCGGCTCCCACTTCGTCCGCACGCTCCTGGGCGCCGGCTACCCCGGCGTCGACGACCCGCGCGTCACGGTGCTCGACGCCCTCACCTACGCGGGCAACCGGGCCAACCTCGACCCCGTGGCCGAGGACCCCCGGCTCTCGTTCGTGGAGGGCGACATCCTCGACGCCGCCCTCGTCGACGAGCTGGTGGCGGCGTCGGACGCCGTGGTGCACTTCGCCGCCGAGTCGCACGTCGACCGGTCGATCACCGGGGCGCGCGACTTCGTGATGACCAACGTCGTGGGCACCCAGACTCTCCTGGACGCCGCACGGCGGCACGGGCTCGGCCGCTTCGTGCACGTGTCCACGGACGAGGTCTACGGCTCGATCGAGGCCGGGTCCTGGCCGGAGACGCACGCGCTCGAGCCGAACTCGCCCTACGCGGCGTCGAAAGCGGCGAGCGACCTCATGGCTCGCGCCTACGCGCGCACCCACCACCTCGACGTCGTCGTCACCCGGTGCTCGAACAACTACGGGCCCTACCAGTTCCCCGAGAAGGTCATCCCGCTGTTCGTCACGAACCTCATCGACGGCGGCACCGTGCCGCTCTACGGCGACGGCCTCAACGTGCGCGACTGGCTGCACGTCGACGACCACTGCCGTGGCATCGCGCTCGTGCTCGTCGGCGGCCGGGCCGGCGAGGTCTACAACATCGGCGGCGGCACGGAGCTGACCAACCGCGAGCTCACTGCCCTGCTGCTCGAGCGCACGGGCGCGGACTGGAGCCGCGTGGTACCGGTGGAGGACCGGAAGGGGCACGACCGCCGCTACTCCGTGGACATCACGAAGATCTCCGAGGAGCTCGGCTACGCCCCGCGCGTGCCGTTCGCCGACGGCCTGACCGCGACCGTGGAGTGGTACCGCACGCACCGGTCGTGGTGGGAGCCCCTCAAGGCGCGCGCGTCCCTGGCGCGATGA